Within Micromonospora parathelypteridis, the genomic segment GATGTCGGCGGCCAGCAGTTGGGCGGCCACGTCGTCGGGGGCGCTCTCGGCGGCGGCCAGCGCGGCGGCCGGGTCCGCGCCGGCAACCCGGCGAGCCACGCCGACCTGGGCCAGCCCCGCCGTGGCCGCGGCGTCCGCCGGGGCGTCGGCCAGAATCTTCCGGTACGCCTGCTCGGCGGCGTCCAGGTCGCCGCTCATCAGCGCGTCGTCGGCCTCGTCGAGGCGGGGATCCTCCGGCTCGGCGACGGCAACACCGCCGGCCTTGAGCACAGCCTGGATCCACTGCCGCAGCTGCGCCTCGGGCACCACTCCGGAGAAGGCGTCGACCGGCTGACCGCCGACGACCGCGTAGACCATGGGAATGCCCTGGACCCGGAACATCTGGGCGATTCGCGGATTTTCCTGCACGTCGACCCGTGCCAGCACCCAGGTGCCACCACCCTCGGCGTTCAGCCGCTCCAGGACCGGGGCGAACTCGTCGCTCTCCGGGAAGCCGGCCGCGCCGAAGAAGACGATGACGGGCATGGCCATCGACCGTTCGAGCACCTCGGACTGGATGGTCGCCTCGGTGACGTCGACGATGGCGGTGTCACCGCCGGCGGTGGGTGCGCCGGGGGTGCCGTTGGACGGGCCACCCTGCGGGGGTGTGCCGGGGCGGGTACTGGCTGGTGCGGGGCCACGCAGCGTGCTGAGGTCGACCGCGCCGCGGGTGAAGATCGACGAGGTGATCCGTGGGTCGCTCATGGTTACCTAGTCTCGCACGTCAGCCCGCGATCTCAGGTCACCCGCAACCCCGACGTTGCAACTCTCACCCCGCCATCCCAGCCCCACCCCAGACCCCACCCCGCACCCCCGCGATCTTGCACTTTCTGCCGCCGAAACGCGGCATTCGCGCCGTCTGTCGGGACAGCAAATGCAAGATCGCGGGGATGCGGGGCGGGGGTGGGGCGGGGCCGGGGGGGTGGGTTAGAAGCGGGCTGGTTCGCGGTAGGTGCCCCACTCGGCGC encodes:
- a CDS encoding tetratricopeptide repeat protein is translated as MSDPRITSSIFTRGAVDLSTLRGPAPASTRPGTPPQGGPSNGTPGAPTAGGDTAIVDVTEATIQSEVLERSMAMPVIVFFGAAGFPESDEFAPVLERLNAEGGGTWVLARVDVQENPRIAQMFRVQGIPMVYAVVGGQPVDAFSGVVPEAQLRQWIQAVLKAGGVAVAEPEDPRLDEADDALMSGDLDAAEQAYRKILADAPADAAATAGLAQVGVARRVAGADPAAALAAAESAPDDVAAQLLAADIEVLSGLAEQAYARLVGLVRRTAGEDRETVRQHLVSLFSIAGPDDPAVASARRALASALF